A region from the uncultured Macellibacteroides sp. genome encodes:
- a CDS encoding DUF3795 domain-containing protein translates to MENNNVAYCGLYCGACKSQLKGKCPGCYGNEKAAWCEIRKCCREHGYATCADCTLMPLKECKKYNNIFAKVIGFVTRTERSKCIDRIKTVGVAEFAAEMKLAGKMSIKR, encoded by the coding sequence ATGGAAAATAACAATGTCGCCTACTGCGGACTCTACTGCGGAGCCTGTAAAAGTCAGCTTAAGGGCAAATGCCCCGGATGTTACGGAAACGAAAAAGCTGCCTGGTGCGAAATCAGAAAGTGTTGTCGGGAGCACGGTTACGCCACTTGTGCCGATTGCACACTTATGCCACTAAAGGAGTGTAAGAAATACAACAACATCTTTGCGAAAGTAATAGGCTTTGTAACACGTACAGAACGGAGCAAATGCATAGACCGCATCAAAACAGTTGGAGTAGCGGAGTTTGCCGCCGAGATGAAACTTGCAGGCAAAATGTCCATCAAAAGGTAA
- a CDS encoding GNAT family N-acetyltransferase: protein MEIKSLRHTGFGTIYRAFGRAFADYEIQLNELQLQAILIRRGYLPELSFGAFDGDELVAFTLNGIGTFGGIPTAYDTGTGTLSDYRGQGLATKIFEYSIPFLREAGIRNYLLEVLQHNTKAVSVYRNLGFEVSREFNYFGQTNELVRIGIDRPDRACLINEVDVAACQSVSGFADFHPSWQNSFESVARARDSFICLGASVENRLVGYCIFDPVSGDITQLAVEPQHRRKGIATALLGEALSRNRHTAVKVINTDTSCTDITDFLNARNIELKGKQFEMVMVL, encoded by the coding sequence ATGGAAATAAAATCGCTGCGCCATACCGGTTTCGGTACAATCTATAGGGCTTTCGGCAGGGCATTTGCCGATTACGAAATTCAATTGAACGAACTTCAGTTACAGGCGATACTCATCAGGCGCGGTTATCTTCCGGAGCTCTCTTTTGGTGCGTTCGATGGTGACGAGCTGGTTGCTTTTACCCTGAACGGGATTGGTACATTCGGCGGCATACCAACGGCTTATGATACGGGGACAGGGACGCTGTCCGATTACCGCGGACAGGGGTTGGCCACGAAGATATTTGAGTATTCCATTCCCTTCTTGCGCGAGGCAGGCATCCGGAACTATTTGCTGGAGGTGTTGCAGCATAACACGAAGGCGGTGTCTGTATACCGCAACCTGGGGTTTGAGGTGAGCCGGGAGTTTAATTATTTCGGACAGACCAACGAACTGGTTCGAATTGGGATAGATAGACCGGATAGGGCTTGTTTGATAAATGAGGTGGATGTTGCGGCGTGCCAATCGGTTTCCGGGTTTGCCGACTTCCATCCTTCCTGGCAGAACAGCTTTGAGTCTGTAGCAAGGGCTAGGGATAGTTTCATCTGCTTGGGGGCATCTGTGGAGAACAGGCTTGTGGGTTATTGTATTTTCGATCCGGTATCTGGTGATATAACGCAGTTGGCCGTTGAGCCGCAGCATAGGCGGAAGGGTATTGCAACCGCTCTATTGGGTGAGGCTTTGAGCCGGAACAGGCATACCGCCGTGAAGGTGATTAATACGGATACATCCTGTACTGATATTACCGATTTCCTGAATGCCCGGAATATCGAACTGAAAGGGAAGCAGTTTGAAATGGTAATGGTTTTATAA
- a CDS encoding DUF5131 family protein: MQVNAVDKKSALWNPWHGCHKLSEGCRHCYVYRGDARRDIDSSVVTQTKSFDAPVRRKRNGEYKIPSGTLVYTCFTSDFFVEDADPWRPDAWEMIRQRSDLQFLMITKRIDRLAQCLPADWGEGYEHVTICCTVENQSRADYRLPIYRSAPVRHKIIICEPLLERIDLAPYNIGEWVEQVVAGGESGNEARPCDFDWVMGLRGVCEKEKVSFWFKQTGAKFVKDGKLYLIKRPLQHSQARKAGINL; the protein is encoded by the coding sequence ATGCAGGTAAATGCCGTCGACAAGAAATCGGCCCTTTGGAATCCGTGGCATGGTTGCCACAAGCTGAGTGAGGGTTGTCGCCATTGCTACGTATACCGTGGGGATGCCCGGCGAGATATAGACAGCTCGGTGGTTACGCAAACGAAAAGTTTCGATGCGCCGGTCCGCCGGAAACGCAACGGAGAGTACAAAATTCCCTCGGGCACGTTGGTCTACACCTGCTTTACTTCCGATTTCTTTGTGGAGGATGCCGATCCATGGCGCCCCGATGCCTGGGAGATGATCCGCCAACGGAGCGACCTTCAGTTCCTGATGATTACGAAGCGGATAGACCGTCTGGCTCAATGCCTGCCGGCCGACTGGGGTGAGGGCTACGAGCATGTTACCATCTGTTGCACGGTAGAGAACCAGTCTCGTGCCGACTATCGGTTGCCTATTTACCGCTCCGCTCCAGTCAGGCACAAAATTATTATTTGCGAACCGTTGCTGGAGCGAATCGATCTTGCTCCGTACAACATTGGCGAATGGGTGGAACAGGTTGTAGCCGGCGGAGAATCCGGTAACGAGGCCCGTCCCTGCGACTTCGACTGGGTGATGGGCCTTCGCGGGGTTTGTGAAAAGGAAAAGGTATCTTTCTGGTTCAAGCAGACCGGAGCGAAGTTCGTAAAGGACGGCAAACTTTACCTCATCAAACGCCCCCTTCAGCATTCCCAAGCAAGAAAGGCCGGGATCAATCTGTAA
- a CDS encoding HAD family hydrolase, whose product MGYKHLIFDIDGTLVDNEKVVIATWQETILQLFGKRYETSDLNFVLGIPGVTTMERLGAENPEEAFVVWGQNFIKHKAEIELFPHIEHTIAALKSKGLDLGLVTSRTHDELNNDFALGEIIGNFDTIICVTDAPRPKPNPDPLLVYMERCGLSPDEVLYIGDSDYDYHCAKNAKVDFGVASWGDNRIRHTDARFSFNSPMDILNI is encoded by the coding sequence ATGGGGTATAAACATTTGATTTTTGATATTGACGGGACTTTGGTCGACAATGAAAAAGTGGTTATTGCTACTTGGCAGGAAACTATACTGCAGTTATTTGGCAAGCGCTATGAGACTTCGGACCTTAATTTTGTGTTGGGTATTCCGGGGGTGACTACCATGGAGCGTCTTGGTGCTGAAAATCCGGAAGAAGCGTTTGTTGTGTGGGGACAGAACTTTATCAAGCACAAGGCTGAGATAGAGCTTTTTCCTCATATCGAGCATACAATCGCGGCTCTAAAGAGTAAGGGGTTGGATTTAGGGTTGGTCACTTCGCGTACGCACGACGAACTGAACAACGATTTTGCCTTAGGTGAGATTATCGGCAATTTTGATACGATTATATGTGTGACGGATGCACCCCGTCCGAAACCGAATCCGGATCCGCTGCTTGTTTATATGGAAAGGTGTGGTTTATCTCCGGATGAAGTGCTCTATATAGGTGATAGTGATTACGATTATCATTGTGCCAAAAATGCAAAGGTTGACTTTGGGGTGGCCTCGTGGGGTGATAACAGGATAAGGCATACAGATGCCAGGTTTAGCTTTAATAGCCCCATGGATATTTTAAACATCTAA
- a CDS encoding helix-turn-helix transcriptional regulator, protein MKSSINDNILSLIDKTPDLLMSGIAQRVKQRRLEKGWTQKMLAAKAGLSLPSYRRFESSGEISVRSLVMLAFALDMTDEFETLFSSKSYQSIDDILKAEQTKQRKRGLKSE, encoded by the coding sequence ATGAAATCAAGCATAAATGACAATATATTGTCACTTATAGATAAAACTCCCGACTTGTTAATGTCGGGTATTGCCCAGCGTGTTAAACAGAGGCGATTGGAAAAAGGATGGACACAAAAGATGCTTGCTGCAAAAGCAGGGCTTTCGTTGCCTTCCTACAGGCGTTTTGAATCATCGGGAGAGATATCTGTGCGTTCGTTGGTGATGCTTGCTTTTGCATTGGATATGACAGATGAGTTCGAAACTCTTTTCAGTAGCAAGTCCTATCAGAGTATTGACGATATATTAAAAGCGGAGCAAACGAAACAAAGAAAGAGAGGGCTTAAAAGTGAATAG
- a CDS encoding type II toxin-antitoxin system HipA family toxin, producing the protein MNSVSVIEIFIYDRRVGRMALTPDGLCGFEYDADWIQSGFSISPFYLPLKPGLLMAKRDPFGGNFGVFDDSLPDGWGNLLLDRYCQEKGVDPYKLNILERLSLIGSIGRGALEYRPDKSIATDDEFLNFDRLAKEAEKILESKESTGSVDLLYKYGGSSGGARPKVFAKIDGCEWLVKFKATSDPVNVGEIEYNYSLLAKECGIRMAETRLFDDRYFGVERFDRTPQGKIHTVSAAGLLNANYRIPGLDYSLLLKLTLNLTKDMEQVAQMFRLMVFNIMISNRDDHAKNFSFQWIDGAWKLSPAYDLLPCSGFNGYHTTTINGKGEPTLADTIAVATEIGLSKQSATQIIQELTEKCVAKKKARFRLK; encoded by the coding sequence GTGAATAGTGTCTCGGTGATAGAGATTTTTATATATGATAGACGTGTAGGGCGAATGGCTCTTACGCCCGATGGATTGTGTGGTTTTGAATACGATGCTGATTGGATACAGAGCGGATTTTCAATATCTCCATTCTATCTGCCGTTGAAGCCAGGTCTGTTAATGGCCAAGCGAGATCCGTTCGGAGGAAACTTTGGGGTGTTCGATGATAGTTTGCCGGATGGTTGGGGCAATCTATTACTTGATCGCTATTGTCAAGAGAAAGGAGTCGATCCATATAAATTGAATATTTTAGAACGATTGTCGCTGATCGGTTCTATCGGACGTGGCGCATTGGAGTATCGACCAGACAAAAGCATTGCCACAGATGATGAGTTTCTAAATTTTGATCGTTTAGCAAAAGAGGCCGAAAAAATACTCGAAAGCAAAGAAAGTACGGGTTCTGTCGATTTGCTCTATAAATATGGCGGTTCGTCCGGTGGAGCACGTCCGAAAGTATTTGCGAAAATAGATGGTTGTGAGTGGCTTGTGAAGTTTAAAGCAACCAGCGATCCAGTTAATGTTGGAGAAATAGAGTACAACTACTCGCTGCTTGCCAAAGAGTGCGGAATACGAATGGCGGAAACCCGCTTGTTTGATGATCGCTATTTCGGAGTTGAACGATTCGACAGAACTCCTCAAGGTAAAATACATACCGTAAGTGCAGCTGGACTGCTCAATGCCAATTATCGGATTCCTGGTCTTGACTACTCTTTGCTGTTGAAACTGACGCTGAATCTCACCAAGGATATGGAACAGGTGGCTCAAATGTTCCGGCTAATGGTGTTTAATATCATGATTTCAAATCGAGACGATCATGCTAAGAACTTTTCGTTCCAATGGATTGATGGAGCGTGGAAACTTTCGCCGGCTTATGATCTACTGCCTTGCAGTGGATTTAACGGCTACCACACTACGACCATAAATGGTAAAGGAGAGCCTACTCTTGCCGATACGATTGCGGTGGCAACTGAAATAGGTCTGTCAAAACAGTCAGCAACTCAGATAATCCAAGAGTTGACGGAGAAATGTGTTGCAAAAAAGAAGGCGAGGTTCAGATTAAAATAG
- a CDS encoding acyltransferase, which yields MSKNYASAAFADSKPHYNLLDGLRGVAALLVVWYHVFEGYAFAGGTLIESINHGYLAVDFFFILSGFVIGYAYDDRWGKSMTLKDFFKRRLIRLHPMVVMGAVLGAITFLIQGSVQWDGTHIATSMVMVALLLTMFFIPAFPGANYEVRGNGEMFPLNGPSWSLFFEYIGNILYALFIRKLSNKGLLILTVLLGIALAWFALFDISGYGSIGVGWTLDKVNFLGGALRMLFPFTMGMLLSRHFKPIKVRGAFWICSAVLLVLFTVPYFEGTSPISWNGLYEVFCILVVFPILVWVGASGSTTDIRSTQICKFLGDISFPLYMVHYPFMYLFYSWLIKNKLYTFAETWQVALCVYIGTLFVAYLALKLYDEPARKWLAARLLSKKSK from the coding sequence ATGTCGAAAAATTATGCTTCCGCTGCTTTTGCTGATTCCAAGCCTCATTATAACTTATTGGATGGATTGAGAGGGGTTGCGGCGCTTTTGGTGGTGTGGTATCACGTGTTCGAGGGCTATGCCTTTGCCGGTGGGACGCTCATCGAAAGTATCAACCACGGTTATCTGGCCGTAGATTTCTTTTTTATTCTCTCGGGGTTTGTTATCGGTTATGCCTATGATGATCGCTGGGGCAAGAGTATGACGCTGAAAGATTTCTTTAAACGACGTTTGATTCGTCTGCATCCGATGGTGGTTATGGGGGCGGTATTGGGTGCCATCACTTTTCTGATTCAGGGAAGTGTGCAATGGGACGGTACGCACATCGCTACTTCGATGGTTATGGTGGCTTTGCTGCTCACGATGTTCTTTATCCCTGCTTTTCCCGGAGCTAACTACGAGGTTCGTGGCAATGGAGAGATGTTTCCTCTGAACGGACCGAGCTGGTCGCTGTTCTTCGAATATATCGGCAATATCTTATATGCGTTGTTTATCCGTAAATTGTCCAACAAAGGGTTGTTGATTCTCACGGTGCTTCTGGGGATAGCCCTGGCGTGGTTCGCCCTGTTCGACATCTCCGGTTACGGAAGTATCGGTGTGGGATGGACGCTGGACAAGGTGAATTTCCTGGGTGGTGCTTTACGAATGCTTTTCCCTTTTACCATGGGTATGCTTCTATCGCGTCACTTTAAACCGATCAAGGTGAGGGGTGCCTTCTGGATTTGTTCGGCGGTATTGCTGGTTCTGTTCACGGTTCCTTACTTTGAAGGAACTTCTCCCATATCGTGGAACGGACTTTACGAAGTGTTCTGCATCCTTGTTGTCTTCCCGATCCTTGTCTGGGTGGGTGCATCCGGAAGTACAACCGACATACGTTCTACCCAGATCTGTAAATTCCTGGGAGATATCTCGTTCCCGCTCTACATGGTACACTATCCATTTATGTACCTGTTTTACTCTTGGCTCATCAAGAACAAACTGTATACCTTTGCAGAGACGTGGCAAGTAGCTCTTTGTGTTTATATAGGTACTCTCTTCGTGGCCTATCTCGCCCTGAAGTTATACGACGAACCGGCAAGAAAATGGTTAGCTGCCAGGCTTTTGAGTAAGAAGAGCAAATAG
- a CDS encoding cyclic nucleotide-binding domain-containing protein — protein sequence MKNIVAKINQVHPLSDEALDALVSEMEVKYYPKNTCIVHSGTTDRMVYFIEEGIARSVFHHDGKDTTTWFSKEGDVTFGMDSLYYNRPSIESIETLEDCTMYVIPIDKLNELYEKYIDIANWGRILHQDVNKELSHIFVDRLQLPPKERYENFMQRYPGLINRVKLKYVAVFLGISIYTLSRIRSQK from the coding sequence ATGAAAAATATTGTTGCCAAGATAAATCAGGTTCATCCCCTTTCCGATGAAGCGCTTGATGCGCTCGTTTCTGAAATGGAGGTGAAGTATTATCCCAAGAATACGTGTATCGTTCATTCTGGCACGACCGACCGCATGGTCTATTTCATTGAAGAAGGCATCGCCCGGTCGGTATTCCACCACGACGGGAAAGATACGACCACCTGGTTCAGCAAGGAGGGTGATGTTACGTTCGGCATGGATTCGTTATATTACAACAGGCCATCGATAGAGAGTATCGAAACGCTGGAGGACTGCACAATGTATGTCATCCCCATCGACAAGCTGAATGAACTGTACGAGAAATATATAGATATTGCCAACTGGGGAAGGATACTGCATCAGGATGTGAACAAAGAGCTCAGCCATATTTTTGTCGACAGGCTGCAACTGCCTCCCAAAGAGAGGTACGAGAACTTCATGCAACGATATCCCGGACTTATAAACAGGGTAAAGCTAAAATATGTAGCCGTCTTCCTGGGTATCTCCATTTATACCCTCAGCCGCATACGTTCGCAAAAGTAA
- a CDS encoding alpha/beta hydrolase fold domain-containing protein: MKKILCLLALLISITSLAAERVTIWPNGKMPHKQEHQIAAMTDEVAQTQFNADKNRIAYLEWYDAPDKKVDNGGCMILISGGAYGSCCDVGLIKLWKEKFTKLGFQCVNLVYRTPRPAGLPIYQTAWEDGQRAVRKVRSEATKRGFNPEKIGVISMSAGSHLALLLATSSLTSAYEKVDQIDEIPCRINWAIINAPAYGTTDAETGIPSSRQGYGTDVKLSSIFKFDQYTCPMSLHHGGKDIYASLTSTLVYRQLRRMNIPAELHLYADKDHGAYGLERGVEFMQQMGYIGKLSDEIELMKRYPSDENRSNYTKINVWPEGKTPNLQPNQCTPYLEWHMPKDLKTKAIQIIYSGGSYEGNDPDGFEVAPARRYLNEMGMTVVTLKYRTPRPETDLSKHTTAWQDLQRTIRIVRNEAAKRGLDPDKIGIMGSSAGGHLTLMGVTSSLHSSYLPVDDIDKLPCNVQWGVGIYPAYALTDGAEQPNSGKGNDDSAILVPEFSFDLKTAPMLFIHGDSDGWSAMNSVKVWEKMLQMGIQSELHTLATRDHCFQFKASPGTGSYTYLERIWEFLSAKGFNK, encoded by the coding sequence ATGAAAAAGATTTTATGCTTATTAGCCTTACTTATTAGTATTACATCTCTTGCAGCTGAAAGAGTGACCATTTGGCCAAATGGTAAAATGCCTCACAAACAAGAGCATCAGATTGCAGCTATGACCGACGAAGTTGCCCAAACACAATTTAATGCAGATAAGAATAGAATAGCTTACCTGGAATGGTATGATGCTCCAGATAAAAAAGTAGATAATGGAGGATGTATGATTCTCATTTCAGGAGGAGCTTATGGATCATGTTGTGATGTGGGTCTTATTAAACTGTGGAAGGAAAAATTCACTAAGTTGGGATTTCAATGTGTAAACCTTGTCTATAGAACTCCCAGACCTGCAGGGCTTCCTATTTATCAAACGGCATGGGAAGATGGACAACGTGCTGTGCGTAAAGTAAGAAGTGAAGCTACAAAGCGCGGATTTAATCCAGAAAAGATTGGTGTTATTTCAATGTCGGCAGGTTCGCATTTAGCTTTATTGCTAGCAACTAGTTCTCTAACTTCGGCTTATGAAAAAGTCGATCAAATAGACGAAATACCTTGTCGTATTAATTGGGCTATTATTAATGCTCCAGCCTATGGAACTACTGATGCAGAAACAGGTATTCCTTCGAGCCGTCAAGGATACGGAACAGATGTGAAGTTAAGTAGTATTTTTAAATTTGACCAATATACCTGTCCGATGAGTCTTCATCACGGAGGAAAAGATATTTATGCTTCACTAACTTCTACATTAGTTTATCGCCAATTAAGACGAATGAATATTCCTGCAGAACTACATCTATATGCGGATAAAGATCATGGTGCTTATGGACTTGAAAGAGGAGTTGAATTTATGCAACAGATGGGTTATATAGGTAAATTATCAGATGAAATAGAATTGATGAAACGGTATCCTTCAGATGAAAATCGGAGTAATTATACAAAGATAAATGTTTGGCCAGAAGGAAAGACACCTAATCTTCAGCCAAATCAATGTACTCCATATTTGGAATGGCATATGCCAAAAGATCTAAAGACAAAAGCTATACAAATTATTTACTCCGGTGGAAGCTATGAGGGTAATGATCCTGATGGCTTTGAAGTAGCTCCAGCTCGTCGATATCTAAATGAAATGGGAATGACAGTAGTAACCTTAAAATATCGTACGCCCAGACCTGAAACAGATTTATCTAAACATACTACTGCTTGGCAAGACTTACAACGTACAATTAGAATAGTACGAAACGAAGCCGCAAAACGAGGACTTGATCCTGATAAAATAGGAATTATGGGTAGTTCTGCCGGTGGACATTTAACTTTGATGGGTGTTACTTCATCTTTACATAGCTCTTACTTGCCGGTTGATGATATTGATAAGCTTCCTTGCAATGTACAATGGGGAGTTGGTATTTATCCTGCCTATGCACTTACCGATGGTGCAGAACAACCAAATAGTGGTAAGGGTAATGATGATAGTGCTATACTAGTCCCTGAATTCTCTTTTGATTTAAAAACTGCTCCTATGTTATTTATACATGGAGATTCTGACGGATGGTCTGCTATGAACTCAGTAAAGGTTTGGGAAAAGATGTTACAAATGGGTATTCAGAGCGAACTTCATACGTTAGCTACCCGTGACCATTGTTTCCAATTTAAAGCATCTCCGGGAACAGGAAGTTATACATACCTGGAGCGTATATGGGAATTTCTTTCTGCAAAAGGTTTTAATAAATAA
- a CDS encoding GNAT family N-acetyltransferase, translating to METNILETERLYLREMNQSDYKALSRILQDEETMHAYNGAFTDAETQDWLDRQGKRYQQYGFGLWAVVLKETNEMIGQCGLTMQPWCDRQVLEIGYLFQRIYWHKGYATEAARACKEFAFTKLDADEVCSIIRDTNTPSQNVALRNDMSITETWTKHYRGIDMPHYLFTAKRSNL from the coding sequence ATGGAGACAAATATATTGGAAACCGAAAGGTTGTATCTGCGTGAAATGAATCAATCAGATTATAAGGCATTAAGCCGGATACTGCAAGATGAAGAAACAATGCATGCGTATAACGGCGCATTTACCGATGCCGAGACACAAGATTGGCTCGACCGACAAGGTAAACGCTATCAGCAATACGGATTCGGTCTGTGGGCAGTTGTGCTGAAGGAAACAAATGAAATGATTGGGCAATGCGGCCTTACCATGCAACCCTGGTGCGATAGACAGGTGCTGGAGATAGGTTATTTGTTTCAACGGATTTACTGGCACAAAGGCTACGCAACAGAAGCAGCAAGAGCGTGCAAGGAATTTGCTTTCACAAAACTCGATGCGGACGAAGTCTGTTCGATTATAAGAGATACCAACACCCCCTCTCAAAACGTAGCGCTGAGAAATGACATGTCGATCACCGAGACGTGGACAAAGCATTACCGTGGCATCGATATGCCGCATTATCTATTTACAGCCAAAAGATCAAACCTATAA
- a CDS encoding ThuA domain-containing protein, whose translation MKKYSCYPVLVLFISFISVLTCWGQQVDYMADYARAPRFKALIYYTRQAEEAHVQFAEQAVDFFKRLNYGDGFILDISTDFSAFDYNKLKEYNVIIMLNSTPSNPDERRLFQLYMENGGGWMGFHAAAYNDKNTNWPWLVDFLGGGVFNCNNWPPQPVKVQADNSAHPVTRNLPASFVVPESEWYQWYPSPRENKDVDVLLSITADNYPLGIKDVVRSGDFPIAWTNKRYRMIYLNMGHGDLEFTDATQKLLFVNAFRWVVASSKEGDPFVTLNN comes from the coding sequence ATGAAAAAATATAGCTGTTATCCTGTTCTCGTGCTATTTATAAGTTTTATTTCCGTGCTTACCTGTTGGGGGCAACAAGTAGATTATATGGCCGATTACGCCAGGGCTCCCCGATTTAAGGCGTTGATTTATTATACCCGTCAGGCCGAGGAGGCGCATGTTCAATTTGCAGAACAGGCAGTCGACTTCTTTAAACGGCTTAATTACGGGGATGGCTTCATTTTGGATATCTCCACCGATTTCTCCGCCTTTGATTATAACAAACTAAAGGAATATAACGTGATTATCATGCTTAACAGCACGCCGTCCAATCCGGACGAGCGAAGGCTTTTTCAGCTATATATGGAAAATGGTGGCGGTTGGATGGGGTTCCATGCAGCAGCTTATAATGATAAAAATACCAACTGGCCCTGGCTGGTGGACTTTCTTGGCGGAGGAGTTTTTAATTGCAACAACTGGCCTCCCCAACCGGTAAAGGTACAGGCAGATAACTCCGCTCACCCGGTTACCAGGAACTTGCCTGCTTCTTTTGTAGTGCCCGAAAGCGAATGGTACCAGTGGTATCCGAGTCCCCGTGAAAATAAGGATGTAGACGTACTGTTGAGCATCACTGCCGACAACTATCCATTAGGTATCAAAGATGTGGTGAGATCCGGAGATTTCCCCATCGCGTGGACCAACAAGAGGTACCGGATGATCTATTTAAATATGGGGCACGGAGATCTGGAATTTACGGATGCCACACAGAAACTATTGTTTGTAAATGCTTTTCGCTGGGTGGTGGCTTCTTCTAAAGAGGGAGATCCTTTCGTTACCCTGAACAATTGA
- a CDS encoding transposase translates to MEEQYRLFLSDFYEWDQREHADKWVLFSENIGSHLSLDETALTYDELYTILTNKQAKGKKGSIVAIVKGTMASDVLDVLNRINHSKRLKVKEITIDMAANMEMIVRRAFPKATLVTDRFHVQKLATEALQDIRVVHRWEAIEQESKEMELAKKAGRKYSPEILKNGETRKQLLARSRYLLFKTENKWTPNQRARAEVLFHLYPSLERSYNLTMQLRHIYHTVKEKVVAFTRLAHWYEQIEQAGFKQFNTVKRSISAHYQTIINYFDNRSTNASAESFNAKIKSFRACLRGVKNISYFLFRLTNIYA, encoded by the coding sequence TTGGAAGAACAATACCGGCTCTTCTTATCTGACTTCTATGAGTGGGACCAACGGGAACACGCAGACAAATGGGTTCTTTTCTCCGAAAACATTGGCTCCCATCTGAGTCTGGATGAAACGGCTCTGACTTATGATGAACTTTATACGATTCTCACCAATAAGCAAGCCAAAGGTAAAAAAGGAAGTATCGTCGCTATCGTAAAAGGGACCATGGCCTCTGATGTTCTTGACGTTTTAAACAGAATCAATCATTCTAAACGACTAAAAGTCAAAGAAATTACAATCGATATGGCCGCCAATATGGAGATGATCGTTCGGCGGGCGTTTCCCAAAGCAACTCTTGTTACCGACCGTTTTCATGTACAAAAGCTAGCCACTGAAGCATTGCAGGACATCCGTGTGGTACATCGCTGGGAGGCAATCGAACAGGAAAGTAAAGAGATGGAGTTAGCTAAAAAAGCCGGAAGAAAGTATTCTCCTGAAATTCTGAAAAACGGTGAAACCCGTAAACAACTTTTGGCAAGAAGCCGCTACCTGCTATTTAAAACAGAGAATAAATGGACTCCGAATCAAAGGGCCAGAGCTGAAGTCCTTTTTCATTTGTATCCTTCCCTGGAAAGATCTTACAACCTGACCATGCAGCTCAGACATATCTATCATACCGTGAAAGAAAAAGTAGTTGCGTTTACTCGTCTGGCACACTGGTATGAACAGATTGAACAAGCGGGGTTTAAACAGTTCAACACTGTAAAAAGATCAATCTCGGCACACTATCAAACAATCATCAATTACTTTGACAATCGGTCGACAAATGCTTCGGCTGAATCTTTCAACGCTAAAATAAAAAGTTTCAGAGCATGCCTGAGAGGGGTAAAGAATATTTCCTATTTTCTTTTTAGATTAACCAATATTTATGCATAG
- a CDS encoding START-like domain-containing protein produces MKKEKFHIEYIFDKVSQRSLWNHLTTPPGLSAWFADDVIIDDSLYTFKWDKTEERALVVSMKPETSIRYRWEDEEDESVYFEFIIHSIELTGGTALEITDFSEPADKSDSISLWDTQVEELKRTLGI; encoded by the coding sequence ATGAAGAAAGAGAAGTTTCATATTGAATACATTTTTGATAAAGTTTCGCAACGAAGTTTGTGGAATCATCTTACTACACCGCCGGGATTATCAGCTTGGTTTGCCGACGACGTAATCATCGACGATTCTCTTTATACGTTTAAGTGGGATAAAACAGAAGAACGGGCATTGGTTGTTTCCATGAAACCCGAAACAAGCATCCGTTACAGGTGGGAAGACGAAGAAGATGAATCGGTTTATTTTGAATTTATTATTCACAGCATAGAGCTTACCGGTGGCACAGCACTGGAGATTACAGACTTTTCTGAACCTGCAGACAAGAGCGACTCAATAAGTTTATGGGATACGCAAGTAGAAGAGCTTAAACGGACTCTGGGCATTTAG